From a region of the Pyrococcus kukulkanii genome:
- a CDS encoding ATP-binding protein codes for MGAIMVQLSDYLIRLAAEVPRRLNYARRLRRRFIFKEVRSRLDKYLDEDKTSTILLPGLRGTGKTTLLGQLYFYALSKTPEVIYIPVDELHLLGFSLYEAIDKYLELFRPKKPIILLDEVHYDEKWDLTLKVLHDRMEYFIVATGSSALKLRESPDLARRAKHIEVKPLTFLEYLHLKGEKVKPVGLEALFEFNENLLRKAFSTVAQHGKEVERYLRLGSLPITLELSEEEAYEYIFTLIERIIYRDLKDFRNFDSSTLDFAMKLLFILANPRGERFSYERLSKTLGISKSTVIEIVRALVRSGLLVEIPPAGSLTRKVRKGPKLKFLAPAMRASILHKFESVDEAALLEDAVALYLHGAGRLEYEPGKGGADFLLIKNGERYVIEVSLGKSDISQVRRSMERLNAEKGIVIGKRFEIKGDILMIPWWVFLGLI; via the coding sequence ATGGGGGCTATCATGGTACAATTAAGCGACTACCTTATAAGGCTAGCAGCAGAAGTTCCGAGAAGATTAAACTATGCGAGGAGATTGAGGAGAAGGTTCATCTTCAAAGAAGTAAGGAGCAGGCTAGATAAATACCTCGATGAAGATAAAACATCTACAATCCTCCTGCCGGGATTAAGGGGAACCGGCAAAACAACCCTGCTCGGACAACTGTACTTTTATGCTCTCTCAAAAACGCCCGAAGTGATTTATATTCCAGTCGATGAACTCCACCTCCTCGGCTTCAGTCTGTATGAAGCAATCGATAAGTATTTAGAACTCTTCAGACCCAAAAAACCAATAATACTCCTTGATGAAGTTCACTACGATGAGAAGTGGGACTTAACTTTGAAGGTTCTCCACGATAGGATGGAGTATTTCATAGTGGCCACGGGCTCCTCAGCACTCAAATTAAGGGAAAGCCCGGACTTAGCTAGGAGGGCTAAGCATATTGAGGTCAAGCCCTTAACGTTCCTCGAGTACCTTCACCTTAAAGGAGAGAAGGTTAAACCGGTAGGCCTTGAGGCACTTTTTGAGTTCAATGAAAATTTGCTAAGGAAAGCCTTCTCTACAGTAGCCCAACATGGAAAAGAGGTAGAACGCTACCTCCGGCTAGGCTCACTCCCCATAACGCTTGAACTCAGCGAAGAGGAAGCATATGAATACATTTTTACGCTGATTGAGAGGATAATTTATAGGGATCTGAAGGACTTCAGGAACTTCGACTCATCAACGCTGGATTTCGCTATGAAGCTCCTCTTCATCTTGGCCAATCCGAGGGGGGAAAGGTTCAGCTACGAAAGGTTATCAAAAACACTCGGAATTTCAAAGAGCACGGTAATAGAAATCGTTAGGGCACTTGTCAGGAGTGGCCTTCTCGTCGAGATACCTCCCGCAGGAAGCCTGACACGGAAAGTCAGGAAGGGCCCGAAACTGAAGTTCCTCGCTCCAGCGATGAGGGCATCCATACTCCACAAGTTCGAGAGCGTGGATGAGGCAGCATTGCTTGAGGATGCAGTAGCGCTCTACCTTCATGGGGCTGGAAGGCTGGAATACGAACCGGGTAAAGGTGGCGCTGACTTCCTTCTAATTAAGAATGGAGAGCGCTATGTCATTGAAGTTAGTCTAGGTAAGAGTGACATTTCCCAAGTTAGGCGAAGTATGGAAAGGTTAAATGCCGAGAAAGGTATAGTGATCGGCAAAAGATTTGAAATTAAAGGTGATATCCTCATGATTCCGTGGTGGGTCTTCCTTGGACTAATTTAG